One Synechococcus sp. PROS-9-1 DNA window includes the following coding sequences:
- a CDS encoding DNA polymerase III subunit gamma/tau, which yields MSQAYQPLHHKYRPQRFDQLVGQEAIAATLGHALTSGRIAPAYLFSGPRGTGKTSSARILARSLNCLSHDGPTPQPCGTCELCTTIARGTALDVIEIDAASNTGVDNIRDLIERSRFAPVQARWKVYVVDECHMLSTAAFNALLKTLEEPPPQVVFVLATTDPQRVLPTILSRCQRFDFRRIPLEALNSHLAWIAEQESIPIQPEALHVVAQRAQGGLRDAESLLDQLSLLPGPIKADAVWDLLGAVPEQELLNLAEALAEGEPLTLLEASRRLLDRGRDPGAVLQGLAGILRDLVLMAVAPNRPELTGVSPQFREQLPALAQRLGRQRLLHWQAQLKGSEQQLRQSVQPRLWLEVLLLGLLADAELPVAKPSSAALASRPSNSAPTVSPQAAINPPAISTPALVSTAPAAEAQAPPISLPNTSPQPVVSSEPAPTPPSAQEPAPDSQNLPELWQQILASLELPSTRMLLSQQAQLVRLDPHRAVVQVAGNWMGMVQSRASLLEQAIKRSIGGNRQLVLENHGGAAPMASTPSTAATPQSTPPTPITDPTPSLPTPLQPTPSQPKPAAPSPVAAPTLISEEVSKPGSPSMGSPTPPPPAADVNPPSIMDEKVKRFADFFNGQVMDVDLDHD from the coding sequence ATGAGTCAGGCCTATCAGCCGCTGCATCACAAATACCGTCCTCAACGGTTTGATCAGCTGGTGGGTCAGGAGGCGATTGCCGCCACACTCGGCCATGCCCTTACCTCCGGGCGAATCGCACCGGCCTATCTGTTTAGCGGCCCACGCGGGACCGGCAAAACCTCCAGCGCCAGGATCCTGGCGCGCTCACTCAATTGCCTCAGCCACGACGGCCCAACACCCCAGCCCTGCGGGACTTGTGAGCTCTGCACCACGATTGCGCGAGGCACCGCACTTGATGTGATCGAGATCGATGCCGCCTCCAACACCGGTGTTGACAACATTCGCGATCTGATCGAACGCTCCCGATTCGCCCCTGTGCAGGCGCGCTGGAAGGTGTACGTGGTGGATGAGTGCCACATGCTCTCCACAGCCGCGTTTAACGCGCTGCTCAAAACCCTGGAAGAGCCACCGCCGCAGGTGGTGTTCGTGTTAGCCACGACCGACCCACAAAGGGTGCTGCCCACGATCCTGAGCCGCTGCCAGCGCTTTGACTTCAGGCGCATTCCACTCGAGGCTTTGAACTCGCACCTGGCCTGGATTGCCGAACAGGAGTCGATTCCAATCCAACCAGAGGCGCTGCATGTGGTGGCCCAGCGTGCCCAGGGAGGGTTGCGCGATGCAGAAAGCCTTCTCGATCAGCTCAGTCTCCTTCCGGGACCGATCAAAGCGGATGCGGTTTGGGATCTGTTGGGAGCGGTCCCAGAGCAAGAGCTTCTCAACCTCGCTGAAGCGCTTGCAGAGGGAGAGCCGCTCACGCTGCTTGAGGCGAGCCGACGCCTGCTGGATCGTGGCCGGGATCCCGGGGCTGTACTGCAGGGGTTGGCGGGCATTTTGCGCGACCTGGTGTTGATGGCTGTTGCACCGAACCGTCCAGAGCTCACCGGGGTATCACCACAATTTCGTGAGCAGTTGCCTGCACTCGCTCAACGCCTAGGCCGTCAGCGACTTCTGCACTGGCAGGCACAACTCAAGGGCAGCGAACAGCAACTGCGTCAAAGCGTGCAACCAAGGTTGTGGCTTGAAGTATTGCTGCTGGGCCTCCTTGCTGACGCCGAGCTCCCCGTTGCAAAACCCAGTTCTGCAGCACTGGCCAGCAGGCCATCAAACAGCGCTCCGACAGTCAGTCCCCAAGCAGCCATCAATCCTCCAGCCATCAGCACACCGGCGCTAGTCAGCACAGCTCCAGCAGCTGAAGCACAAGCACCACCCATCAGCCTTCCCAACACGAGTCCCCAACCGGTCGTCAGCTCAGAGCCTGCTCCGACGCCACCATCAGCGCAAGAACCTGCCCCTGACAGCCAAAATCTGCCGGAACTATGGCAACAGATTCTCGCCAGCCTCGAGCTCCCCTCCACCCGAATGCTGCTGTCACAGCAGGCGCAATTGGTACGACTCGATCCCCATCGCGCTGTGGTGCAGGTGGCTGGAAATTGGATGGGCATGGTCCAAAGCCGGGCCAGCTTGCTGGAGCAAGCCATCAAACGTTCCATTGGTGGAAACCGACAACTGGTCTTGGAAAACCACGGTGGTGCAGCCCCGATGGCCTCAACGCCATCCACCGCCGCCACACCGCAATCAACACCACCCACACCCATCACAGATCCAACGCCTTCTCTACCGACGCCGTTACAACCGACGCCGTCACAACCGAAACCAGCAGCTCCATCGCCAGTCGCGGCGCCCACCCTCATTTCAGAAGAGGTCTCTAAGCCGGGCTCCCCATCCATGGGTTCGCCAACTCCTCCTCCGCCAGCAGCGGACGTGAATCCCCCTTCGATCATGGATGAAAAAGTGAAGCGCTTTGCCGACTTTTTTAACGGTCAGGTCATGGATGTGGATCTGGACCATGACTAA
- a CDS encoding lecithin retinol acyltransferase family protein: MAAADHLSVPRQHGLFLHHGIDLGDGTIAHYLEGREILRSPFEEFKRGLETSVVEHDHPSPAGVTLRRAMSRIGEQRYNLLFNNCEHFASWCKTGRHQSGQVESFLHSTSLGALAIGQLMPAALLTGLRLLLKRGLVNEQSRDRARRGLLQLKKLRQSLLNQLESTLEQAEGWIRGGPNNGASNRYGEQSRKLLKAGQSLADELAAVEELEQRISDLLNEQHGPSISDQAE; encoded by the coding sequence ATGGCCGCCGCTGACCATCTTTCAGTCCCGCGCCAGCACGGCCTGTTTCTGCATCACGGCATCGATCTGGGTGATGGAACCATCGCCCATTACCTCGAGGGCCGAGAAATTCTGCGCAGTCCGTTTGAGGAGTTCAAACGCGGGTTAGAGACCAGCGTTGTGGAGCATGACCATCCATCTCCAGCAGGGGTCACGCTGCGTCGAGCGATGAGCCGCATCGGCGAACAGCGCTACAACCTGCTGTTCAACAACTGCGAACATTTCGCCAGCTGGTGCAAAACCGGCCGGCATCAGAGCGGGCAAGTGGAGAGCTTCCTGCACAGCACCAGCCTCGGTGCTTTGGCCATAGGCCAGCTGATGCCCGCTGCGCTTCTCACAGGACTGCGATTGCTCCTTAAGCGGGGGTTGGTGAATGAACAATCCCGAGATCGCGCACGCCGCGGCCTATTGCAGCTGAAAAAACTCCGTCAAAGCTTGCTCAACCAACTAGAAAGCACGCTTGAGCAAGCAGAGGGCTGGATCCGCGGCGGCCCTAACAATGGCGCCAGCAATCGCTATGGAGAACAGAGCAGAAAGCTGCTCAAAGCTGGGCAAAGCCTCGCCGATGAACTCGCAGCCGTGGAAGAGCTCGAGCAACGCATCAGCGATTTGCTCAACGAGCAACATGGGCCTTCCATCAGCGATCAAGCTGAGTAG